tttttaaaaaaacaacacacaattgACAGGCTGattccaaaattcatatggaagTGCAAAgacctagaatagtcaaaacaactttgaaaaagatCAGAGTTGAAGGATTCACACTACCTAATTTCAAGACTTACTCAGAAAGCCACGGCGATCAAAACACCGGGtactgccctggccaatgtggctcagttgttcgGGCATCATCCTGcgcaccaggaggttgccggtttgactcccagtcaagggcacatgcccgggtttctggctcagtccccagtaggtgcatgcaggagggcctctcacatcaatgtctcttcctctctctaaaaatcaagaaactatttttaaaaaatgtgtggtaTTAGTGAAAGgatagatacatagatcaatggaatagaatgtaGTCCAGAAATTGATTCAGACACATTGgttaattgattttcaaaaaaggtgcagccctgaccagtttggctcagtggatggagcgttggcttgaggactcaagggtcccagattcgattccggtcaagggcatgtgccttggttgcaggcacatccccagtggggagtgtgcaggaggcagctgatcgatgtttctgactctctatccctctcccttcctctgtggaaaatcaataaaatatatatatttttttaaaaggtgcaaAGGCAATTCAGAGGAGAAAGGCTAgtatttttcaacaaatggtgctggaacaactggatctCATATGTAAAAATCTAAACTTGTTCCATATTTTGcaacgtatttttttaaatagcacaaaatggatcatagattgAAATGTAAAACTTAAAACTATTACACTTTtagaaggaaacagaaagaaatctttgtgaccttgggttagaGAAAAATTTCTTAAGCATGACACCAGAAGCATAATTCATAACAGAACAAATTGATATATTGGACTTgataaaaattaagaacttttgcTCTTTGAAAGAAACTTAAGTCAATGCAAAGACAAGCcagagactgggagaaaatatttacaaagatatAGCTCAAAAAGGACTTGTACccagtatactagtatataaaaaattctcaaaactcaataaaacccataaaaaatgggcaaaagcttTCAACAGGCATGTCACCAAAGACACACCAAAGATGTGGCTGACTAATACAAACATGGAAACATCAGTCGATaggaagatgcaaattaaaacaacaagatATCACTACACACTTATAAGGATGACTAAAATGTAAAAGACTGGCCATACcgagtgttggcaaggatgtggaggtaCCGGTGGTGGGAACATAAAATGACacaattatcttaaaaaaaaaagttagaagcCCAGAATGTGACCCAaccattccactcctaggtatttacccaagagaaatacaAGCAGATGTCCATACATTTAATttatatgaatgtttatagcagcttatTGGTAGTAGCTGAAATCTGGAAACATGTTCCTCATGTCCCTCAACTTCTGAATTGATAACAAATTGTGGTAAAGTCCTCACTTAGTGTCGTCAATAAGTTCTGCGACTTTAGCGAAATGGCATATAATGAAACCAGTTTATCACAGGCTAACTggtataaacaagagttaagttcctgtgCCATCTCAGCGTTATAAGAAAACGACGTTGAATGAAATGACGTTACTTGAGTACCTGCTGCTGTGTATCCACATAACGGAACACTCCTCGGAGTAAAAAGGCATGAACGATTAATACATGCTACAACGTGAATAAACCCCAAAAtaattgtgctgagtgaaagaagccagataaaaaGGACACATGTGGGAATGATTCCATTACGTAAAAATCTAGGAAATGCCAACTAATGTGTAGTGAccacagatcagtggttgcctgggaggggtaaggggaagtACTATGAGGGACAAAGGAAAATTTGGGACTGAGGAATCTGTTATTTTGATTATATTCAATTAGCGGCCAATAAAGCTGTTTTAGaggtttaaaaaaagaggttaaaAATGCAAGGTAATGACAGTATGAtatctaaataaaatgtttaaggcGTACAGAAAAAAATGCTGAATGCTGTCCGTGTATCCATAAGTATGTACGGAATCATTGTTTTTAAAGGATGacaaggagccctggccggtgtggctcaggtggctgAGTGTtgtccatgcaccaaagggttgccggTTGTGGCTGAGTGTtgtccatgcaccaaagggttgccggttctattcccagtcagggcatgtacccaggttgcaggtttgatccctggtcagggtgtgcatGGGAATCAACTTatcggtttctctctcatatcgatgtttctttctctccccctacctcttccttcctctctctaaaatcagtaacacattttaaaaagaatttaaaaaaataagaatgacaaGGATATGGACAGTGGATTATACCTTTGggcagaagggggagagagatgattACAAGAGATGCTAGATTGTGTTTTATTGCCTTTTAAACAAAGACCCCTGGGAAGAGATCCAAACACTGGTTGGACCCCTTTGGGGTCCCGGTGGAAGATACAGTACCCTACTCAGATGCTTTTGCCCAAACTATTTGCTGCCACCCAGGGCTGATGGGGACTTAAGGTGATGTTCACGGGCACCAAGGGAGCCCAAGGAACCATCTCTCACGCGTCTGACAGGAGTGGCCcgatctcatttcatcttcatatCTGGGGAGCCAGTGACCTTTCCAAATACAAGTCAGGCCTATGTTCCTCTCCttgggccccccctccccacagttcCTCATCACGGAGTATAAAACGCAAACACCTCACCAAGGCCCCTACAAGTAGCCTGCCTCTCCGCCAGCCACGTGGGCCTCCCCAGTCCCTCTAACATACCGGGCAccatcctgccccagggcctttgcatggaCGGTGCCCTCTGCCGGGATCACTAACCCGGATTTCCACACAGCTTAATCCTTCCTGCCATTCTGATTTCTCTCAAAATCGCCTCCTCGGGGAGCCCTCACCGTCCACCCCCCACTGTTTTTACCTGATTCCCCAGTGGGCCACAGGCCCCAGGGTGGCGGGGACAGGGACTCTTGCTCTCGCCATGCAGCAGGGGGTTAATATTGGCTGACTTCACAGCTGAATGAGACAATCTGTAGTGACATGATCAGTGGCCACCTGGGAACAAGGGCACAGGGAGAgactgcagaagggagcagggAAATGTTCCCCTGTGTGGTGACGGCTCCGGGGGAgccatgggcagtggcagctggtCCCGGGCTACCCCccgaacctgtctccaaggcctccGTTTCTCTAACTCttcagtgagctgacagcagccccgccttggctcacttctttcctataacatttctagagacAAAGCAGCCCGTGTGCCCTTCTCACTGCATTCCTGTTATGTCTGCAAAGAGCTACTTAAagagaaatacttaaaaattgaGTCCTATTTTCAAAACGAGATGGCATGTACTTATATTCACATACACCCACATACACTGGGAAACAGGATGAAAACACACGAGCctgagggcagccatctttgcAGCTGGGGCTATTGGTGGTTTTCGTGTGGAACTTTTTGTGTAAAAACCGGAAACATCAGCTTATGTTAATATGAGGAGTAACGGGCCGGCCTTTCCTCTGAAATGTGGGGACTTTTACCGGAGTTCATGATGAGGCCAAAGCTACCTTCCAGCCTTTGCAGGGGGAcggcaggggagaggagagatggCCCACCCCTCCTTGCCCATGCCTGGAGCAACCGCACCCCATAAACCCAGAGTGAGCTGCACCAGTATCCCAGAGGCTGTGCCCAGGCCAGGACGCTCCTcggagctggggctgggcctgactggtgggaggggcctccaCACAGcctggtgcccccacccccatattaGGTTGAATGCTGTCCCCTCAAATTCATAACCCCTGGGAACCTCAAAATGAAAACTTATTTGGAAAGAGGGCCTTTGCAGACGTAGTTAGTGGAGATGAGGTTGTCCTAGAATTGAGTGGGCCCTGAATCCTAACCAGTACCCATATTAGAGACACATACAGAGAATACTCAATATGAAGGTGGAGGCAGACTGGAGCCATAGTCCACAATCCAAGGAACGCCAGAAGCTGGGAGAGCCCGGACAGAACCCCTCACAGCCTCAGAATCAGCCTGCCCACACCCCCAGACAGGACATTCGAGGCTGAATGTTCGATATGGCTTTATTTTCTGATCCAACTGCGTCCCACATCCAGCCTGAGCTCTGAACAGTCAGTGGCCTGAGCcaccctggggagggagggcaccAGCTGGGCAATCCCAGATGGTGCACCCATCAGTCACATGTGAGGAAAGATGagtttccctcctcccaccccgtcCAACTTCCCATCCTGTGGCATGAGCCCCCAGAGGTGGTCAAGCATTTGGTGAAGTCTTTGGGGCAGTGGGTCCTCCGGGCAGGGTGGAGGAGGAACGAGGCAGAACCTGTGGCCCCCATGCTGACCTCTCCCGAGACCTGGCTTAGCCAACAGCCGGGGCCCGGAAGGCTGAGGACAGGACAGCCGCAAGTGCCCAGGGACTGCTTTGGCAAAGGTGGGAGACTGAGGTGGAGGCAGACAAGAGCCCCAAGAAGAGCCCAGTCAGTCCCTCCTGCTGGCGGGCTTTGGGGAAGGGGCaacagcaggctgggtggggggtgggagagccGTCCTGTTGCCCCTTTACACCACTTCAGACCTCCATGGTGAGCCTGGAGCCCCTCCTTCCCGGTCCTGAGCCTCCCCCTTAGCACTTAACACTTGCTTGATTATATTGCTCATGAATTGGTACACCTGCATCTCCCTGAGGTCCATCCAgtgctggaagccttctctccaCCGAGAGAAGCTCACGCCCATGAGGCACCTGGTTTGTGGAGTGCGGGCTTGGTTGAGGCTCGCAGAGCCCACACCTTCCCCCTCTGGATCCCACCGACACATCTTCTCCAGCCGACACTCTGCCTTGACGCCCCCACCAGGCCCCAACATGGATTTCACTCCCCCAGGACACACCACACCCtcctttccagatgaggaaacggcTCAGTTGGGCTAAGAAGTGAGTTCGCAGAGGGGCCAgagcctccagcccagggcccctcctccagggcctCCTTGGGCACTGCCTCTGGAGCCTGGGGCCTCCAAAGGCACCGGTTTCCCTTTGGGAGCCAGGGGTTGGGAGCCCAGGAGCCAACAGAGAAGACGCCTGGGGAGATGCTGGCATCCCTGGGGCGCAGTGAAAGGGAGCAGAGGCCAGAGAAGCCCCAGTGCTGGGAACAACGCAGGGCCCTGCAGGaaggcaagggggggggggggctccaggTCTTCAGGGCACCAACTGCCCAGTGGGGGTCCTGGGAGACCTGTGCCTCAGCCCTGGCTCAGGGAGGAGACATACCCTTCCAAGGCCGGAGCTACAAGCTGGGGCccggaggctggagctgccctctCAGACCAACATGAAGAGAGCATCCGGGACACTGAGGGGGATGGAGACAGCGTGGACAAATGCAGAGCCAGTGCCAGCCGTGGTCGGCATCACGAGCAGGAGTGACCCCAAGGCTGTGCCGGACAAATTTCCTCTCACAGCGCGGCTTAGCGCCTGAGGGCCGAAGGGCCATCTCCGGGGCCAGGGGCTCAGCCCCCGCTTGTCCCCAGTCCATGGTCTGGCCCCGAACTCTACCCAATGCTCCTCCGAGGGAGTTCGAAGGACAAACAAGAGAAAGAACCCCCTAAATCCTCAAGAGCAGCACAGAAAAGCTCTGTAATTCGGGGTTTCGGTGAGCCCCTGCAGCcaagggtggtggtgagggtggcAGGCGGGGCCATGGTGCTGGCAGGGCCTCCTCACTGTGTCTTGGCCTTCAGCAGTAGTCTCTGAACTGTTTTGTACAGGAGGTCGAAGTgctggaggcagggggagggcgcAAGTGAGGTCAGGAGTGAGGGCGGGGACAAACCCCACCAAGGAAGGCCCAGAGGCCGTGGATCACATGCTTCTAGGCAGGAGGGGGCGAGAACGCACCTGGGCAGGTCACCCTCCCACCTGAGCCCTGTGAGCTCACCTGGACCGCTGTGTAGGCCATGCCGAGGTAGGCGCCGATGCAGACGGCCAGGAGCAGGTCGAAAATGGCTGGTTTGACCCTGGAGGGAGAGGAGTCAGAGGTCAAGAGAGGGGGTGAAACTGGCCACTCCCTGGCTGTCCTGTGGACCACAGTCCCCTGGATGGTCACCCAGGGGGACAAGGGCTCCTGGTCCAGAGCAGCTCACCTGTAGGCATTCATCACCTGCTTCAGCTGGTCGTAGAAGACAAACTCGGGGTCCCTGGGAGAGAGTGGGTTCTCAGTGGCCTCGCCCCGACAGCCGGGACCCCAGATAGCAGACCACCCGGATGTCTCACAAGCCCAGGGACATGGAGGGAGCACCCTATGTGTGTGTCTCCTCGAGGCTGCCACGATTCCTCCTGGGAAAGGACAGTCCTTTATTCTGAAATACGATCTTTCCTATTGCTTTTTTGGTGCtgaaacaatctttaaaaatggAACACGGGGACTGTAGAAACTTGACTGGTCTCGGAAGTATTTCTATAGAGGGTGGGTGACCGTGGCCCGAGAATCAGGACCCTGGCTTCGGCGGTGGAGCcactttgagcctcagtttcttctaagCGCTTTCCGGGAGTGCCATGACTCGGACGGAAGGTGGAGGCCAGCAAGGGCAATGAGCAGTCTGGGGACATCTTCTGCCCATGGACACCCACAGGTGCCTCTCCTCTCACACCCCCTGAGGTGCCTGCTCAGTTCAGCTTGGGAGCCTTGAgcagaaaaaagataaaactcaGGGGGCCCACGGTGAGGAGAAGCACCCCAAGGGCAGACAGGGACCGGGGTACAAGCCACCTGAGGCCTAGAGCACGGAAGGACCAGAGGGTGAGTGGAGGTTAGGGCTGCCAGATAAAACACAGGAGATCAGTTCTCTGCAGATTCAGATAAATAGGGAACAGGCTTTTAGGATAAGTATATCCAAGCATTTCATGGGATATACTTACACTAAAAAACAATTTGCTGTTTTATCTGGAACTCAAAGTTAACTAGTACTCAGTACTTTTTACTTATCATTTAACTTTTCATccggtattttatttatttgctcactCTGGCACTGGGAGCGGTATAGAAGACTCTAGAAGAGCATGCTCACTGGCCAGCCACACTTCATGAGCCTGTGACAGGGTGGGGGCCGTCTGCGCCTCACCGTTTGTCAGCCTTGATATGGTGCTGCTTCACCTCCTTCAGGTAGCGGCTCAGGTAGTGCTCCAGGGTGTTGAGGAACGTGCCATCTTTGTCCACTAACTGGGCAGCCCGGGGCTGGTTGGTGAGCCAGTCCATCACCGAGTCCAGCTGTTCCTGCTGGATCTGCTGCGAGGAACATGGCCATGGTCAAGAGACCCCTTCCTACCACTGACCCAGgacccctgcccacccagcccagcGGTTACCATCTGCTCTGTGAAGACAGGCATGTCCGGGGGCGTCCCCTGCAAAGAGAGGAAGGACAGGCTCTCAGTCCCGACCCGCCTGGtgcactgggtggagggagggagggcttgtGGCCACCGGTGGGGTCTCACCTTCTCAGTCAGGTTGTAGATGACTCGAGTCAGGGCCTCTGCGATGAGCCTTGTGTTGCGGGTCAGGGTTTTAGAGTCAACCCGGGACCTTCAGGGcggatttggaaaaaaaatctctatatatttGGAATCAGCATCATTTATAATCACCAAAAATCAAGAGCAACCATATATTTAATgataatataaataagaaaagacaCAGACTCCTTGGGCAGGGCGGGCACCTCTCCACACCTCAGATTCTGCTTTAAAATTTAGGGGGACCCTGCCCTCCTCAAAAGGCTGCCCAGCACCCATGGGGGTTATTTGCAGGTACAGAGAAGCTAGCCTGGCTCCTTGTGTCTGCCTGAAATGAGTGGACtcttctgagcctgtttcctcatctggaacGTGAGTGGTCAGAGAACCTGCCAAGCAGTTAGGGTCAAATATCCTCCCCAAAGTCACACCCACCCGAACCTGGGAAGGTGACCTGATTTGGGGGtaggatctttgcagatgtgattagttAGGATGAGGTCACACTGAAGTAGGGTGGCCCCACATCCAATGGCGGGTGTCCTTCTAGGAGGAAAATTTGTGACAAAGGAGACACAGATTGGGGTGATGCAGTCACAAGCCAAGGGACACCAGGGATCATGGGCAACACAGACCCGAAAAGAGGAACGCTGGAGGCAAAATGTCACTGATCCAAGTGGGTGTGAGATGCTGGGCCcaccctgggaggggagagcagcaggGGGAGGTGGCTCACTCACTCTCCGGGCTCTGTTCCTCTTTTCCTGCAACTCTCCTTTGCTCTCAGCTTCCTCTGCCCTGGAACACCCTTCTCCTGACTCATGTCCCTTGGTTTCAGtgccacctcctccaagaagccctccAGCTGCGGGACCAGCTGATGCTCCCGCTGTGCCTGTTCTAACTCTCTGGGTCTTGCCTGTCACCAGGCTGGGCTGAACCCCATCCAGGACCACCTTTTCATTCCCCCAGCTGATGCGTGTCCAGTAGCTAGGACGTTGCTCAGGGTTGGccaatgagagggcacaggcagacTGTCCCAGGCTCGGGGTCTGGCAGCCAATACCCCCAGCCCCACTGGGGGCTGCCATGCTAGCAGGGGGAACTAATGGGATGTGAGGTCCTAAAACAACAGAAGCCAGAGGTAGCAGCGCCACAGAGAAAAGAGTGAGAAAGTAGTTGGTGGGAGGGCTCCCAAGGAAGCATGAGGGGCCTGGAAGACAGAGCACAGCTCGCCAGGTGGCAACACAGCCATGCAAAGGCCTGGGGGCAGAAGCCACAGGTGCTCAGGGTCTAAAAGTCATGCAcaagggctggaggtgggggaaagCCACTTGCTGTGTCCTCCCCGTCCCCAGCACCCTCTTGCTGAGTAAGCACAGGTGAGCCACACTCCTGTTTCTTGAGCTGCCAGGCTagtgccagcccctccctccaacccACAGGGCAGGATTGCTCCCTCCAGGCACCATGTCTACTGCCAGGCCCCTACTCTGGAAGAATAGTTTTGTTCGTAGGACCCAGATGACAGAAAGACAGCTATGAGATAAAGTGGGAGGCCTGGGGGCCGCACTCACCGCACGTCCATAATGCTGCTGCGCTGGCCATCACGGTGGCTCTCCAGGTGGGACAGGGTGAAGGCCGGCAGCCGGCGGATGGCGAAGCGCTCGTGCTCCCAGGCCAGGATGTCCTCTGCCAGGTTGATCTTCTTGTGCACCATCGAGAAGCGCACCTCCGGGAACTGGTGAGCAGCCACCTGTGCGGGAGGGCGTCGTCAGGGAGTCCGCCCACTGCCCTGGGTCCCGGCCACACCCAGCAAGTCTGCAGAGGGACATCTCGCACTGAGTTCATTCTACAAACGTTCACAGGATCCTGAGGGCCAAGCGggtcccatgtccctccccaaaCCTCCCCCGTTTAGAAACGGGGAAAACCCACTTGCCTCCCAGGAAGCCAACTGAGGCTCACTCAAGGTCCCAGGGTTTGCAGAGTGCCTGGTCTGATGCCTGGCTGGTGGTGGACACCAGCTAACAGGGGACAGTAGGGCAGATACCCCAGCCTGGCCCCGAGTCCCTTGTGATATACTGCTGCCCTTGTCAGGGCCTCCGGGGGTCTGTGAAATGGGCACGTGCCCAGCATGGGGCCAAGCTGCTGCCTGGAGGGCTCCTTCGTCACCAGGGGCACCTACCATCTCCAGCTCCCGCAGGAAGGCGTGCTGCAGCGTCCCCTCCCTGGGCGGCTTGGACACGTGCAGGTGCAGGCTATTCCCCCGGCCCACGGTGTCCAGGCAGAGGACGAAAGCCACATTGTCCTGGAGCAGGCTGGAATCTGTGGAGACAGTAGGAGCTGACCGGGGTCGGGGGGGAGCCAAGGGCCTCTGACCACATAACCTGGGAAAGCTGGGGGCCACTAACCTGTGTGGTCCAGGTTGTCTTCTAACCAGCGCTTGGTCCCCTGATAGTTAAATTTGCCCCCTCCAGACGCAAAGAACAGGAGATTATACCTGATGGGGAGAGCAGAGGTGTCAGCTTTGGCAGATGCGTGTCCAAGTCCTCAACAAGGAGGAGATGGTCTCCCCCAAGTGCAAAATCCTGACCAGCCCTTAGGGCAGGGCTTCCCCATTGCCCACTTCTGGCACCAGCACCGGGTCATCCCCGTGTGGGGCCATCCTTGGCACCCTGGTGTACTGAGCCGCTTCCATCCACTCGATGCCAGGAGCAtgcccagttgtgacaaccacaGATGTCCTCAGACACAGTCCAGTATCCCCTAGGGCAGAGTCACCCTGGGTGGGAACCACTGTTCCAGAGGCTTCTCTGAGCCCTCAAAACCAGGCGACAACCTGGTTTCAATCGATGACGAGGAAGTAgaccagaaagaaaaggagaaaggaatccAGCACTGCTTTTCCCGAAGCAGGACTGAAGCCAGGCTGTCACCAAAGACCATATCCTGGGCCTCCCTCATCCTCTACCGCACCCATCCCACCAGGGCCACGGCAGTTCTTACaggagagaaaagacagaaagagagaagacgtgtgaggaaggagacagagactGGAGTTACGCAGCCACAGCCAAGAAATTCTGAGGACTGGAGGCAGCTCCCAGGAGTTGGGAAAGGCAGGAAGGACCCTGCCCCGGAGCCTTAGCGGGAGCATGGCCTGTGACAAGTTGATCTAGGCCTCTGGCATCCAGAACTGGGAGCATAAACGTTTGCTATTTCAGCTTCTGTGTGTGGTGCTTGGTGACAACAGTTCTAGGAGACTGATGCTCTCGCTGGGCCCCTTTCTGCCCCAGGGCAGCGCGGTGTGTGGGTGAATAAACCAAGAACAACCCAGCCCAGTGTCCACAGGGCCAAGAGCAGGAAACTAGTTTAAGTGACTATTTTTAGAGTGTTTCGATTGTTATTTGCAGCTGAAAGCATCCCCAACACTTGCCGGGACTAACAGCAGCCGAGCCTCCTGGGCAGGATTCCAGGGGATGAATGTGGGAGGGACCTGGCCTATGGTAGCCTCAACAGAGACACTGTTATTGCTGGGGTTGGAACTGCACCTGGGCCACAAGGCGTAACCAGTGTGGCCCAATCAGCATGTGGCCCCACCTggccctcatcccctccctcccGGCCATCACTTACGCAGCGTGGGTGCGCTTGTAGGTGTATAGCCTGGAGAAGAGGCGGGCGAGCTCCAGCAGCACGGAGATGCCGCTCCCGTTGGAGTCTGCGCCATGTGACAGCCACTGTGGACGAGCAAGACAAGACCAGCCGTCACCCCCCACCGGCCACACATGGCACCTCATTACCCTCCTCCCACAGCACTCTGCCCATGCAGTCTTGTCCCCAGTCCACATTAGAGCAGGCCTGGGATGGCTACCCTCCTCTGCTTAGAGCCCCAGGCTGACAGCACCTCCATGTCCTTGCGGATGAGCGCCTGGACACTTGACGCAATTCTGCGTCTCCTTGCCCACTGCAACTCTGACCTGTGCAGAGCAGGGAACTGTGCCACCAGGGCTGCCTCCACCCAGCAGCCTCAGCATGTGCACTCGGACCCTCACTCCCTTCACTATGGGGGGAGTTGGTGCAGGttctcccccctgccagcccaccAGCCTTCTGCGCCTTCCCTCAACTCATCTGGGTTCTGTGACTGAAAGCAGTACTCCAATGGGGCAATGACTATTTcctggggaaagaaagaaatcttggaTTCCATAATGGCTCAGGACTCTCCCCAGGTCACAGTCTATTAACCAACACATAGTGTATCAACAGAAGTAAAATTCATGGGGATGAGGACCATGATGCTCAGCAAGAGGAGCCAGACACCAAAGGCCACAgagtgtgtgattccatttatgcgAAATGTCCAGACTGCTAATAGGGATGGGGATGaaggaatgttctggaattagatagtggagATGGTTATACAACCTCGTGACTatattaaaaaccactgaattgtgtgctttaaaagagtgaattttacATTAtgggaattattttattttttaaattccacagaCAGAAATTAGGACGAAAGTGTCTAAAAAGGAATAATGAACAAGTTGAGAAGCATTGTTCTCAGCTAACTGTTCAGAGCCTGTCTCTGGGCCCG
The sequence above is a segment of the Myotis daubentonii chromosome 5, mMyoDau2.1, whole genome shotgun sequence genome. Coding sequences within it:
- the NCLN gene encoding BOS complex subunit NCLN isoform X3 translates to MLEEAGEVLENMLKASCLPLGFIVFLPAVLLLVAPPLPAADAAHEFTVYRMQQYDLQGQPYGTRNAVLNTEARTIDADVLSRRCVLMRLLDFSYEQYQKALRQLAGAVVIILPRAMAAVPQDVIRQFMEIEPEMLAMETIVPVYFAVEDEALLSIYEQTQAASASQGSASAAEVLLHTATANGFQMVTSGVQSKALSDWLITSVEGRLTGLGGEDLPTIVIVAHYDAFGVAPWLSHGADSNGSGISVLLELARLFSRLYTYKRTHAAYNLLFFASGGGKFNYQGTKRWLEDNLDHTDSSLLQDNVAFVLCLDTVGRGNSLHLHVSKPPREGTLQHAFLRELEMVAAHQFPEVRFSMVHKKINLAEDILAWEHERFAIRRLPAFTLSHLESHRDGQRSSIMDVRSRVDSKTLTRNTRLIAEALTRVIYNLTEKGTPPDMPVFTEQMQIQQEQLDSVMDWLTNQPRAAQLVDKDGTFLNTLEHYLSRYLKEVKQHHIKADKRVKPAIFDLLLAVCIGAYLGMAYTAVQHFDLLYKTVQRLLLKAKTQ
- the NCLN gene encoding BOS complex subunit NCLN isoform X2, translated to MLEEAGEVLENMLKASCLPLGFIVFLPAVLLLVAPPLPAADAAHEFTVYRMQQYDLQGQPYGTRNAVLNTEARTIDADVLSRRCVLMRLLDFSYEQYQKALRQLAGAVVIILPRAMAAVPQDVIRQFMEIEPEMLAMETIVPVYFAVEDEALLSIYEQTQAASASQGSASAAEVLLHTATANGFQMVTSGVQSKALSDWLITSVEGRLTGLGGEDLPTIVIVAHYDAFGVAPWLSHGADSNGSGISVLLELARLFSRLYTYKRTHAAYNLLFFASGGGKFNYQGTKRWLEDNLDHTDSSLLQDNVAFVLCLDTVGRGNSLHLHVSKPPREGTLQHAFLRELEMVAAHQFPEVRFSMVHKKINLAEDILAWEHERFAIRRLPAFTLSHLESHRDGQRSSIMDVRSRVDSKTLTRNTRLIAEALTRVIYNLTEKGTPPDMPVFTEQMIQQEQLDSVMDWLTNQPRAAQLVDKDGTFLNTLEHYLSRYLKEVKQHHIKADKRDPEFVFYDQLKQVMNAYRVKPAIFDLLLAVCIGAYLGMAYTAVQHFDLLYKTVQRLLLKAKTQ
- the NCLN gene encoding BOS complex subunit NCLN isoform X1, which gives rise to MLEEAGEVLENMLKASCLPLGFIVFLPAVLLLVAPPLPAADAAHEFTVYRMQQYDLQGQPYGTRNAVLNTEARTIDADVLSRRCVLMRLLDFSYEQYQKALRQLAGAVVIILPRAMAAVPQDVIRQFMEIEPEMLAMETIVPVYFAVEDEALLSIYEQTQAASASQGSASAAEVLLHTATANGFQMVTSGVQSKALSDWLITSVEGRLTGLGGEDLPTIVIVAHYDAFGVAPWLSHGADSNGSGISVLLELARLFSRLYTYKRTHAAYNLLFFASGGGKFNYQGTKRWLEDNLDHTDSSLLQDNVAFVLCLDTVGRGNSLHLHVSKPPREGTLQHAFLRELEMVAAHQFPEVRFSMVHKKINLAEDILAWEHERFAIRRLPAFTLSHLESHRDGQRSSIMDVRSRVDSKTLTRNTRLIAEALTRVIYNLTEKGTPPDMPVFTEQMQIQQEQLDSVMDWLTNQPRAAQLVDKDGTFLNTLEHYLSRYLKEVKQHHIKADKRDPEFVFYDQLKQVMNAYRVKPAIFDLLLAVCIGAYLGMAYTAVQHFDLLYKTVQRLLLKAKTQ